The nucleotide sequence CGCGTTTATCGACAAGCGAGTGAATTGTTGTATAGGAGAATACGGCATTATTATAATGGGCCGCAATAACTTGCCTTGCTACTAAATCATAAATTTTTGCTTCCTCGGCACTGAGCTTTGACATATTCGGTACTTGCTCAGTAATAATAATGGCATGGTGGTCGGTTACCTTTTTTTCATTTACAAATCTTCTGTTGTTCATAAGTGAAGTTGAAGGCGGCGGTAACAGATTTTTATATTGCTCCAACTTGCTTAACTGTCCAAGAATCGCCGGTAAAGTTTTCGCTTCCTCGTTCGTCAAAAATTGTGAATCCGATCTTGGGTAGGAAACGACACCTTTCAAATAAAGCTTCTGCAAAATATCGAGCGTCATTTGCGGTGAAAATTTAAAAGCTTTGTTGGCTGTTGCCTGTAGTGCAGACAAATTGAACAAAAGGGGCGGTGCATATTCCTTCTTTTCTTTTTTGATATTTGTAATTTCCACATTTTTATTGATGCAAAAATTGGCTGCAGCAATTGCCTGGCGTTCCTCGAGAAGCCTTGTTACGTTGTTTTTATGCCATTTTGCTTTTAATATTTTGCCGTTAAAATTAAATTCTGCTTCCACTTCCCAAAATGGTTCAGGTTTAAAGTTCGCAATTTCATGCTCCCGTTTTACGATGAGCGCTAATGTCGGTGTTTGTACTCTCCCAATGGAGAAAACATCTTTTACCCCATTACGTTTAAGGAGCACCGTGTACAATCTGGATGTATTAATTCCGATTAGCCAATCTGCACAAGAGCGGCTTAATGCTTCAAAATAAATATTCCTCGTTTTTTCTTCCGGCAATAAGTTTGCAAATCCGTTTTTCACCGCATTTTCAGTTAAGGAAGATATCCATAATCGTTTCATCGGTTTATTCACACCGCAAACTTTTAAAATAGTACGTATAATGAGTTCGCCTTCGCGCCCAGCATCCCCGCCAATTATAACTTCCCGAATATCCGGCCTTTTCACGAGTGTTTTTATAATATTGAACTGCTTATATTTTGTTTTTGTTACTTTATATTCAAAACGATCTGGAATGATCGGCAATGTTTCCAACGTCCATTTCTTCCATGAAGCGTTGTATTCTTCCGGGGCTTTCAATTCACAAAGGTGACCGATTGCCCATGTAATAAGAGCTCCTTCCGGAAAGTATGTGTTTGGCTTAACTTCAAAATAACCAGCCTTTTTAGTGAATGAAAATGGGGCAGCCAACTTTGCTGCCTGATCTGGTTTTTCTGCAATTACTATTTTCATATATCCTTCTCCTACTAATAATAATTACAACTCCTATTGTAATAATTATAGATTAATTTACAGCCGAATGGGGGAACAAACATTTATTCATTACAATGGATTGTCGGGAAGGTTGTTTAACTATTTTGTCACTTCATTTGCCTAACACGGTACAATTATTTTTTTATTGTAAAAATGCTATAAAATTGAACAAATAAATATCATTTTTTATAAAAATCTCATATAATATATTGACAAAATGACGAATTATTCGTATTTTGACTAAATAGATTAATGAATTTACTGAATAGTCTTGACTGAAATAGGATAAATTTGTACACTGTGTAAAGTCAAATGTTTTTTCGGTGAGTACAAATATCAATTTTGAGAGTAAGGATATGATGAGATGATAGTATGTAAATTTGGCGGCACATCTGTCGCGAGTGCAGAACAAATCAAAAAAGTAGCAAGCATTGTGAAGTCTAATCCTGAAAGAAAGATTGTCGCTGTTTCTGCGCCTGGTAAGCGTTCAAGTGATGATATTAAAGTGACGGATTTATTAATAGATTTAGCAAACACCGTGATTAATAAAGGCGATGTTGAATCAAAAATTAAGGCTGTAGTAAATCGTTACCGAAATATCGCTGAAGATCTTGGTTTAGACAATACAATTTCAGATATTATTGAACAGGATATACGCGGGCGTGTGACAGAAAATTGGTCAGACAAAGACTTATTCTTAGATAATATAAAAGCTAGCGGTGAAGATAACAACGCAAAACTGATTGCGTGTTATTTTAATGCAATTGGCATGCCGGCAAAATATGTAAGTCCAAAAGATAAGTTAATTTTAAATGACTTCCCGGAACGTACGTATGCACTTCCAGAAGCATACGTAAACTTAAGTGTATTGAAAAATACAGAGGAGATTATTATTTTCCCTGGATTCTTCGGTTATACAAAAGCAGGCGTATTACGTACATTTGACCGTGGTGGATCGGATATTACAGGTTCAATTTTAGCATCTGCCGTTGGGGCAAAGCTTTATGAGAACTTTACGGATGTGGACTGTGTGTTCGCTGCAAATCCTAAAGTCGTTAATGATCCAGTAGATATTAAAGAAATTACGTATCGCGAAATGCGTGAATTATCGTATGCCGGTTTTTCCGTATTCCATGATGAAGCGCTAATGCCGGTTTATAAACAAGGTATTCCGGTCAATATTAAAAACACAAATAACCCTTCTGCATCCGGGACGTTAATTTTACCAACTCGTCCGGCAACAAATCGTCCGGTTACAGGGATCTCGGCGGATAGTGGTTTTTCAATTCTATATGTATCAAAATATTTAATGAATCGAGAAGTTGGCTTTGGCCGCAAGCTTCTTCAAATTATTGAAGAAGAAAACATTTCTTATGAGCATACACCATCTGGTTTAGACGAT is from Solibacillus isronensis and encodes:
- a CDS encoding aspartate kinase, with protein sequence MIVCKFGGTSVASAEQIKKVASIVKSNPERKIVAVSAPGKRSSDDIKVTDLLIDLANTVINKGDVESKIKAVVNRYRNIAEDLGLDNTISDIIEQDIRGRVTENWSDKDLFLDNIKASGEDNNAKLIACYFNAIGMPAKYVSPKDKLILNDFPERTYALPEAYVNLSVLKNTEEIIIFPGFFGYTKAGVLRTFDRGGSDITGSILASAVGAKLYENFTDVDCVFAANPKVVNDPVDIKEITYREMRELSYAGFSVFHDEALMPVYKQGIPVNIKNTNNPSASGTLILPTRPATNRPVTGISADSGFSILYVSKYLMNREVGFGRKLLQIIEEENISYEHTPSGLDDISVIMRSSQLTPEIEERIVKRVKTELCADDVQFSHNFSMIVIVGEGMRHNTGLAARAATAISATGANIEMINQGSSEVSLVFGVRSEFEDQILKGLYEEFFATITSF
- a CDS encoding DNA topoisomerase III, which translates into the protein MKIVIAEKPDQAAKLAAPFSFTKKAGYFEVKPNTYFPEGALITWAIGHLCELKAPEEYNASWKKWTLETLPIIPDRFEYKVTKTKYKQFNIIKTLVKRPDIREVIIGGDAGREGELIIRTILKVCGVNKPMKRLWISSLTENAVKNGFANLLPEEKTRNIYFEALSRSCADWLIGINTSRLYTVLLKRNGVKDVFSIGRVQTPTLALIVKREHEIANFKPEPFWEVEAEFNFNGKILKAKWHKNNVTRLLEERQAIAAANFCINKNVEITNIKKEKKEYAPPLLFNLSALQATANKAFKFSPQMTLDILQKLYLKGVVSYPRSDSQFLTNEEAKTLPAILGQLSKLEQYKNLLPPPSTSLMNNRRFVNEKKVTDHHAIIITEQVPNMSKLSAEEAKIYDLVARQVIAAHYNNAVFSYTTIHSLVDKRAEFISKGKVLLEEGWRKVIHHSKDSADKDELLPLLQENEQGTVVKTNVKKGETQPPNRYSEGNLITVMKTAGKHLEDAELEKVLSKTEGLGTEATRAGIIGTLKDRNYIEVRKNQVFATTKGMLLIEALGESILTSASMTAKWEQRLSEIGEGNASPQVFMEQVKKLADKLIVDAGEREKEWAFNQNDVEKITENNPYTKKYKKEKTVVGKCILCDGSIVDHGTFYGCSNYKKASCKFSVSKKILGKTITQTNLKKLLADGETDLIKGFKKGGKVFNAHLIWDEKERKTSFKFTNTK